The sequence CTTCGCGGTATTATTCTCCGCAATTAATGACCGGTATTACTTAAGGAAAAGTCACCGATTTAAGCGGATTTGTTACCGCCGAGTAGGCCGCCAAGCATACCCGCAAGCCCGCTCAAACCACCACCGGATTCAGAAGCCTCTCCATTAGGGGTTAATTTATCAATCAATCCAGGTAGTATTTCTGATAAATGGCTGGCAGTTTCGCCTTCAGAAAGTCCGGTAGCTTGTGCCAAATGTTCTAGTTGACCACCGCCTAACGCCTGTTGGACCTGATCTGGGGATATCGCTTGATTTTGGCCGTTGCTGACCCATGAACTCACCACGTCACCCAGTCCGGCAGCCTGAAATTTGCTCAGTAGACCGCCTAAACCACCCTCTGCGCCACCTACACCAGCACCAGAATGATTGGTTAGCATGCTAAGCGCGGCTTGTATCAGCATCGCTTTGGGATCGTTCGTTTGCCCTGACTCTCCTTGATTGCCGCTGACCGCGCCAAGCAAGCCATCTAATAATCCCATGATTTTCTCCTCAGTAAAAACGGATACCAATATGAAGCGAAATAAAAAAGAACGGGTAACCGACGGCGATACCCACCTAACTATAGGGCTAAATGTGGACGACTGCGACCCTCAATGCGAGTTTTTACTAATAATATTGCCTAAAAGCACTGTATTATTTGCAATATGGAAACAAATTTTGTTGCGGACGACTGATCAGAATGGATGTTTATGATTTAAATTTATCAAAATAGCATGTTAATTTTGGCGTGATAGATTTTATTGCATCTTGTGCAAATGACCGACACTAATTACATTTCTCCCCAGATACCATTTATCGCTGCCAGCGCTGCGAGCCCCGCTGTTTCAGTACGTAATATTCTTGCGCCCATAGACAGCATCAATGCGCCTTGAGCGCACGCGGCTCGCTCTTCTAACTCGGTAAAACCACCTTCCGGACCTATCAATAGCGCCACCGATTGCGGCGGTTGATGGCGGGCCCAGTTTGACAAAGACTCTTCTCCGCGCGGGGACAAGATAATCCGCTTATGTAAGTCTTGTTGACCTAACCATTCATTGAGGGAGGTGAGCGGGGCTAAATGGGGCAATCGATTGCGTCCGCTTTGCTCCGCCGCGGCGACAATGACAGCTTGCCAATGTGCTTGTTTTTTTTCGACCCGATCGCTGGAAAATCGCACGACACAGCGCTGTGCTGACAGAGGTTGAATGCCGGCAGCGCCCAACTCAACGGCTTTTTCAATGATCCAGTCCAGCTTTGACGATTCGGGCAGCGCCTGCGCCAGAGTGATGGCGTAAGGCAATTCAGCTTCACGTGGCGAGAACGTTTTGATTTCTACACTGACGCGCTTTTTTTCGATGCTAATGATAGTGGCAGTGAACTCACCGCCGCCTCCATTGAATAATGTAATCGGTGTCCCAAGTGCAAGACGGAGCACTTGGATATGATGCGCCACCGATTCCGGTAGTGCTAAATGGGAACCAATTTCAAGTGAATTAGGGATGTAAAAACGCGGCATAGGATCGAAAGAATGTGAGTGGCAACTGTAATAGGTTGAGCAAATAGAATGGAGACCTATTAGCTTGCCGTAAGATGGCTTAGTATGACGGAAGTTGACCGGAATCGCTATTTTGATCACGGCTATTCGCCTTAGTAGAGGTTTATTTGGAAGAGTTAACCCAACTAATTCGTTTTGATCGCGTTGGTGATCACGAAGTAAAAATGAATTCTTTATCCATCAGCTTGTTTGTCGCCTTGTTCATCTGTTTGTTTCTCATTTGAAATGAGAGCAGCTGAATCTGTATTTCGATCCTTAAAACTATTTATTTTTGCCTCTAAAAATGCTAGTCGACGTGTTTTTGCAACGTAGGACTCGGCATTTTGGTAAAATATCGCGCTTTAGTGCTATCTCTTTGGACGCGAGCCTAAAACGTCATTTTTTCGCCGCTTGCTGCGCCCTGCACGAACAACCATTGCCTAACTGTAAAAACCATGACCACCACACTCCCGACCTCGAAGATGGCCAATGCGATCCGCGCTTTGGCAATGGATGCAGTACAAAAAGCCAATTCCGGCCATCCAGGTATGCCAATGGGCATGGCCGATATCGCTGTGGCGCTGTGGGCGAAGCACTATCGGCATAATCCCACCAATCCAAAATGGATCAATCGGGATCGATTTGTGTTGTCGAACGGACATGGTTCAATGTTGCAATACGCGTTATTGCATTTGACCGGCTACGACCTGCCGATGGACGAGTTACGTAATTTTCGTCAAATGCACTCCAAAACACCGGGTCATCCGGAACTGGACGTCACGCCTGGAATTGAAACCACGACGGGGCCGCTGGGGCAGGGTTTAACCAATGCAGTCGGCATGGCATTGGCTGAAAAATTGTTGGCCGCAGAATTCAACCAGCCAGCCTTTCCAGTTGTCGATCATTACACTTACACTTTTGTGGGTGACGGTTGTTTGATGGAAGGCATCTCGCACGAAGCGTGTTCGCTAGCGGGTACATTGCGTCTCTCCAAATTGATTGTGCTATATGACGATAACGGTATTTCGATTGACGGTCATGTCGAAGGTTGGTTTAAGGATGACACCCCAAAACGTTTTGAAGCCTACGGTTGGCACGTGATCCGCAGTGTAGACGGGCACGATGTTGAGGCAGTGAATGCTGCCATCCATCAAGCCAAATTAGCCGACAAACCAACCCTGATTTGCTGCAAAACAGTGATCGGTAAAGGCTCACCTAATCTGGCTGGTACCGATAAAGTTCACGGCGCAGCATTGGGCGACAAAGAAATCGCCGCAGTGCGCGAAGCATTGGGCTGGACTTCAGCACCGTTTGAAATTCCTGAGGATGTTTATGCCGCATGGGATGCCAAGGTGCAAGGTCAACGTTTTGAAGATCAATGGAATACTTTATTTGCTGCTTACAGCGCTGAATTTCCAACCCAGGCCGCTGAACTGACGCGTCGTATGAAGGGCGAGTTACCTGGCAATTTTGATCAGACGCTGAGCGCTTACGTTGTCACATGTGTTGAAAAGCAAGAAACTATCGCGACGCGTAAAGCGAGTCAAAATGCAATTCAGGCTTTGGCTCCGGTATTGCCTGAATTCCTCGGCGGTTCCGCTGATTTGACTGGTTCCAATCTGACTAACTGGAAAGAGTGCGTCGCCGTTCGTGCCGACCAACCGGGTAACCATATCAATTATGGCGTGCGCGAATTCGGGATGAGCGCGATGATGAACGGGATCACCTTGCATGGTGGTTACATTCCATTTGGCGCGACCTTTTTGACCTTTTCTGATTACAGCCGCAATGCGTTGCGTATGGCCGCATTGATGAAAATTCGTTCGATATTTGTCTTTACGCACGACTCGATCGGTCTTGGCGAAGATGGTCCAACCCACCAATCTGTTGAGCATGTATCAAGCCTGCGCCTGATTCCGAATCTGGATAACTGGCGTCCATGCGATACGGTGGAATCAGCGGTTGCGTGGGGTTATGCAGTCAAGCGCCATGATGGTCCGAGTACATTGATTTTCTCACGCCAGAATCTGCCATTTCAACAACGTAATCCGACGCAAATTGCGGACATCGCACGCGGCGGCTACGTTCTCAAAGATGCTAAAGACGCGAAAGGCATCATCATTGCGACTGGCTCTGAAATTGAATTAGCAGTCAAGGCGGCCGACGCGTTGGCCGCTGAAGGCATCGCAGTACGCGTCGTCTCAATGCCAAGCACTGATGTGTTTGATCGTCAGGAAGCGTCCTATAAGGCGAGTGTTCTCACCCGTGGCTTGCCACGTGTGGCGATTGAGGCTGGCGTCACTTCAACATGGTATAAATATGTTGGTCTTGAGGGCGCAGTTGTTGGAATGGATACTTTCGGTGAGTCGGCTCCGGCTGGCGTCTTGTTTAAGCACTTTGGTTTCACAGTGGAAAATGTGGTGGACAAAGTCAAACTGACCCTGGCATGAGCGTGGGTATAAAGAAAATTAAAAGTGTTCCTGAGGTGGCCGACGTCACCGATTTCGCCAATATAGTTGGTGACTTTTCGGTGCGTCGCGGTACTGTGGCCGATGCCGGGGTGATCGCTGGGTTGCGCATTGATAGCTGGCGTGCAACTTATCGTGGAATTCTTCCTGTCGCTTATCTCGATAGCATGAAAGTTGACGAAAGTACGGCATTGTGGACGCGCATACTGCATGCAGCATCCGATGCGGCTTGTGTTTTTGTCGCTGAAATTGATGGTGAAATTGTCGGGTTTGCTGCAGGTATGACGCTCAGTGAGCCGAAGTTGGGTTTCGATAGTGAGCTGACTGCGATTTATTTAATTCCATCGGTGCAGCGTGCTGGTATTGGTCGTCGGTTAGTCGCGCACGTAGCATCGACGCTTGCCAGCGCGGGTGCAAACAATATGCTGGCCTGGGTATTGTCACAAAATGACATTGCCCGACAGTTTTATACCAAGTTAGGTGGAGAATTGCTGACCGAGCAAACATTTATCTGGGATGATCTGGAGATGCAGGAAGTTGGTTACGGCTGGCGTACGATACGTGTTAATTGAATGCCGGGTAATGCTAAAGCAATGCTAATACGAGCCGCATAAGAATAAAACTCAGGCTCTAAGCAGGCTTAACGCACTCAGGCAACGACGATTGTACACAATCGTCTGAAGTAAATTTTTGTTCATACCTTAGGAGAAAAGCATGACTATTCGCGTTGCAATTAATGGCTACGGCCGCATCGGCCGCAACATCCTCCGCGCGCATTACGAAGGCGGCAAGAAGCATGACATCGAAATCGTCGCGATTAACGATTTGGGTGATCCAAAAACGAATGCGCATTTGACCCAATACGATACAGCACACGGTAAATTTCCCGGTACTGTGACAGTGGATGGCGACGCGATTGTTGTTAACGGAGACCGTATTAAGGTATTTGCACAACGCAATCCAGCTGAACTTCCATGGGGTGAGCTGAAGGTTGACGTTGTTTTGGAATGCACGGGCTTCTTTACCACCAAAGAAAAAGCTAGCGCGCATATTCATGGCGGCGCCAAGAAAGTGATTATTTCGGCACCAGGCGGTAAAGATGTTGATGCGACGATTGTTTTTGGCGTTAATCACAATGTGTTGAAGTCCACTGATACTGTCATTTCGAATGCATCTTGCACCACCAACTGTCTAGCACCATTGGTTAAGCCATTGAATGACAAAATTGGTGTGGTAAATGGTTTGATGACAACCATTCATTCTTATACTAACGATCAAGTGTTGACAGATGTCTATCACGAAGATTTGCGTCGGGCACGTTCAGCGACAATGAGCATGATTCCAACCAAAACGGGTGCAGCTGCCGCAGTTGGTTTGGTCTTGCCAGAACTGAACGGTAAGTTGGACGGTTTCGCCATTCGCGTGCCAACCATCAACGTGTCGTTGGTCGACCTGTCGTTTGTTTCTGCACGCGAAACAACGGTCGATGAAGTCAATGCCATCCTGAAAGAAGCCTCGGAAGGTTCACTGAAAGGTGTACTGACTTATAACGTTGAGCCATTGGTTTCAGTCGATTTCAACCACAATCCTGCATCGTCCAATTTTGATGCAACATTGACCAAAGTTTCTGGCAATTTGGTTAAAGTGTCGAGCTGGTATGATAACGAATGGGGTTTCTCGAACCGCATGCTGGATACCACTGTGGCATTGATGGAAGCCAAGTAATCTTAACGGTTACCTGAATTTTCCGAAGCCCCGCTAGTCGGGGCTTTTTAACGACCTTAACTTGCAGAGAGTAAACGTTATTACGTTATGATTCTGCGTTTTTAAGGATCAAATCACATGATGAGTTTGATGGTTTGAGCGATTAAGTTGATGGGAAATTAGGCCGCTTTCCCATCAACTGCATCATAAGTTTAATGCGTAGCGGCCGTAAATACTGATGCCAGTAGCTTCTTCACTATGGGTGTTTCAGCGGCAACCCAATCCGGCGATACCCGCGCTCGCTCGTCACCCTGAAGGCGGCGCTGATGTTGCAACTTGCGATAATGGCGATAAGCATTTGCAGCTTCGCTCGCGAGTTCCGCATCAATCAAGCCTAACTCGCCACATAATTTTAATAATGCGATATTGCCAATGTCGGCGGTGAGTTCAGGGTGTAGCGCGGAATGTCGCAAGATTAAAAACTGTACCAAAAACTCAATGTCGATCATCCCACCTTCATCGTGTTTGAGATCAAATAGATCGCTACGATTGCGATTGGCGTCTCGCATTTTTTGGCGCATAGCGCGCACTTCCTGTTCCAGTTTGAGCGGATCGCGGACCTGACGCAAAACATCAACACGAAGGGCTTCGAAGCGTTCACCAATATCGCTGTCGCCTGAGCAAAACCGCGCGCGGGTTAACGCTTGATGTTCCCATAACCACGCTGACTGTCGTTGATATTTTTCGAATGTGGCAAACGTTGATACCAGTAAACCACTGGCGCCATCCGGACGTAAAGCGATATCGATATCGAATAGTATTCCAGCGGAAGTGTGACTCGTCATCCAGGTGATAAACCGCTGTGCCAGTTTGGCGTATAGCGCAGGTGCATCCTGATCTGCATCGTCGTAGAGGAAGACCACGTCAAGATCGGACGCGTAGCTTAACTCCTTCCCTCCCAACTTTCCATAAGCAATAACGGCGAATTTGGGCACTTCGCGATGACGATTTGGGAAGGTTTTCCAGACCGACTGAATGGTGGTGTCGACTAAAATATCTGCAAGCAAGGATAAGTAATCAGATAAGACCTCGACGCTTAGCTTGCCTTCCAGATCTTGCGCCAACAATCGAAACAATTGGGCGTGATGGAGTTCCCGCAGTAAATCAAGCTGACGCTCAGTATCACCTGCGACGGCGTCCATCTGACGTCGGCAATCTTGGGCAAATTGTGGCCAGTCAGGATCGTCATGGAGACTACGGTCGTCCAGCAATTCATCAAGTAGGATAGGATGAAGCGTCAGGAATTTAGCTGCCCAGTCACTTGCGCCGATCATACGGATCACGCGAAGCAAGGTTCCGGGATACTCTGTTAATAATGCCAGATAGGCAGCGCGACGAGCGATAGTATCGAGAAAATCAAGCAGTCGGCCAAGCGTAATGTGTTGTGAGGTCGATTCAGTGCTATTTTTGGATTCTGACAGTTTGCCAATGATAGGCAGCGCAACGTTGATTAACGCCGTATAGCGATTGCGACTAATTTCGGGTAAGTTCTGTATGCGTCCAGATTGCCAGGACGAGGCAAGGCGGCGCGCATTATCGGTGACATCGCCGAAGCCTAGTGAAGTCAATACGCTTTCGATGACGTCCACACTGTCGCGGTCGCTCAGGGCGCAGAGGATATTTTGTGCCTCATTATTGGCGGCATTGTGTTGTCCATTTTGTTTATTTTGCTTATCTTGTTTGTCGCTAAAAATAGCATCAAACTGAGCCGCAACCAGCACGCGACGTTTTTCAAGTTCGTTGAGTAAAGTCTCGGTATCGCCAAATCCCATCGATTGAGCGATGATCAGACGTTCGGCATCGCTAACCGGCAGGGTATGGGTTTGCGCATCATCGAGGTATTGCAAACGATGTTCGAGATTACGCAAAAAATCATACGCTTCCAACAGTTGGTCGACGACCTCGGCAGTCAGCAAATTCTTGTCAACTAACGTGCGCAAGGTTTTACGGGTCGAGCGGTCACGCAGATCATGCTCACGTCCGCCCCGTATCAATTGGAATACCTGCGCCAGAAATTCGATTTCCCGGATTCCACCACGTCCCAGTTTGACGTTATTGTTGCGATCAGGATGTAAAGCTTCCTGGCGGGTGACTTCCGCCCGGATTTGTCTGTGCATCAGCCGCATGGCATCGATCGTGCCGTAATCCAGATAGCGTCGGAATACGAAAGGGCGAGAGATGCTCTCAAGCGCGACAATGTCTTCAGGTCGACCGGTCATTGCGCGCGCTTTGCACCATGCGTAGCGCTCCCATTCCCGACCTTGCGTGACCAGATAGTTCTCGACCATATTTAAACTGGCGACGAGCGGACCCGATGCGCCGTTTGGACGCAATGCCATATCAACCCGAAAAGTAAAGCCGTCCTGAGTGATTTCGGATATGGCGGTGATCAGTTTTTTGCCCAAACGTATAAAAAACTCATGATTTGATAAAGGACGCTGTTCAGTGCTATCGGTGACGGTATCACCGTCTTCCGCGTACACAAAAATCAAATCGATGTCGGACGATACATTGAGTTCGCCACCACCCAGTTTACCCATGCCAAGGATGATCAGTTCTTGCGGTAAGCCAGACTCTTTACCAATCGGCATGCCGTGCAGCCCGACCATCTCGCTCATGACGCTGGCGAGATGCGTTTTGACCGCAAAATCGGCGAATACGGTCATCGTAGTGACGACTTCTTCCAAATCTGCCACACCAGTTATATCACGCGCAATTAACGTGCAGACAATCAAATTCCGCAAACGGCGCATCGCACGCGGTAACGGCATGCCGGAATCTATTTCATTTTGTAACAGCAGTGCAAAAGGCGTCTGGCTTAGGGATAATTGCGCTAATCCCGCAACTTTTTCTGCGCGGCCCGCTTCCGCGCTAATCCAGCGAGTATAAAAATGAGAGGCGGCATCGGTG is a genomic window of Glaciimonas sp. CA11.2 containing:
- a CDS encoding YidB family protein — protein: MGLLDGLLGAVSGNQGESGQTNDPKAMLIQAALSMLTNHSGAGVGGAEGGLGGLLSKFQAAGLGDVVSSWVSNGQNQAISPDQVQQALGGGQLEHLAQATGLSEGETASHLSEILPGLIDKLTPNGEASESGGGLSGLAGMLGGLLGGNKSA
- a CDS encoding 16S rRNA (uracil(1498)-N(3))-methyltransferase, encoding MPRFYIPNSLEIGSHLALPESVAHHIQVLRLALGTPITLFNGGGGEFTATIISIEKKRVSVEIKTFSPREAELPYAITLAQALPESSKLDWIIEKAVELGAAGIQPLSAQRCVVRFSSDRVEKKQAHWQAVIVAAAEQSGRNRLPHLAPLTSLNEWLGQQDLHKRIILSPRGEESLSNWARHQPPQSVALLIGPEGGFTELEERAACAQGALMLSMGARILRTETAGLAALAAINGIWGEM
- the tkt gene encoding transketolase; the protein is MTTTLPTSKMANAIRALAMDAVQKANSGHPGMPMGMADIAVALWAKHYRHNPTNPKWINRDRFVLSNGHGSMLQYALLHLTGYDLPMDELRNFRQMHSKTPGHPELDVTPGIETTTGPLGQGLTNAVGMALAEKLLAAEFNQPAFPVVDHYTYTFVGDGCLMEGISHEACSLAGTLRLSKLIVLYDDNGISIDGHVEGWFKDDTPKRFEAYGWHVIRSVDGHDVEAVNAAIHQAKLADKPTLICCKTVIGKGSPNLAGTDKVHGAALGDKEIAAVREALGWTSAPFEIPEDVYAAWDAKVQGQRFEDQWNTLFAAYSAEFPTQAAELTRRMKGELPGNFDQTLSAYVVTCVEKQETIATRKASQNAIQALAPVLPEFLGGSADLTGSNLTNWKECVAVRADQPGNHINYGVREFGMSAMMNGITLHGGYIPFGATFLTFSDYSRNALRMAALMKIRSIFVFTHDSIGLGEDGPTHQSVEHVSSLRLIPNLDNWRPCDTVESAVAWGYAVKRHDGPSTLIFSRQNLPFQQRNPTQIADIARGGYVLKDAKDAKGIIIATGSEIELAVKAADALAAEGIAVRVVSMPSTDVFDRQEASYKASVLTRGLPRVAIEAGVTSTWYKYVGLEGAVVGMDTFGESAPAGVLFKHFGFTVENVVDKVKLTLA
- a CDS encoding GNAT family N-acetyltransferase, with the translated sequence MSVGIKKIKSVPEVADVTDFANIVGDFSVRRGTVADAGVIAGLRIDSWRATYRGILPVAYLDSMKVDESTALWTRILHAASDAACVFVAEIDGEIVGFAAGMTLSEPKLGFDSELTAIYLIPSVQRAGIGRRLVAHVASTLASAGANNMLAWVLSQNDIARQFYTKLGGELLTEQTFIWDDLEMQEVGYGWRTIRVN
- the gap gene encoding type I glyceraldehyde-3-phosphate dehydrogenase; the protein is MTIRVAINGYGRIGRNILRAHYEGGKKHDIEIVAINDLGDPKTNAHLTQYDTAHGKFPGTVTVDGDAIVVNGDRIKVFAQRNPAELPWGELKVDVVLECTGFFTTKEKASAHIHGGAKKVIISAPGGKDVDATIVFGVNHNVLKSTDTVISNASCTTNCLAPLVKPLNDKIGVVNGLMTTIHSYTNDQVLTDVYHEDLRRARSATMSMIPTKTGAAAAVGLVLPELNGKLDGFAIRVPTINVSLVDLSFVSARETTVDEVNAILKEASEGSLKGVLTYNVEPLVSVDFNHNPASSNFDATLTKVSGNLVKVSSWYDNEWGFSNRMLDTTVALMEAK
- the glnE gene encoding bifunctional [glutamate--ammonia ligase]-adenylyl-L-tyrosine phosphorylase/[glutamate--ammonia-ligase] adenylyltransferase, whose protein sequence is MSNAVTQSLISTDAASHFYTRWISAEAGRAEKVAGLAQLSLSQTPFALLLQNEIDSGMPLPRAMRRLRNLIVCTLIARDITGVADLEEVVTTMTVFADFAVKTHLASVMSEMVGLHGMPIGKESGLPQELIILGMGKLGGGELNVSSDIDLIFVYAEDGDTVTDSTEQRPLSNHEFFIRLGKKLITAISEITQDGFTFRVDMALRPNGASGPLVASLNMVENYLVTQGREWERYAWCKARAMTGRPEDIVALESISRPFVFRRYLDYGTIDAMRLMHRQIRAEVTRQEALHPDRNNNVKLGRGGIREIEFLAQVFQLIRGGREHDLRDRSTRKTLRTLVDKNLLTAEVVDQLLEAYDFLRNLEHRLQYLDDAQTHTLPVSDAERLIIAQSMGFGDTETLLNELEKRRVLVAAQFDAIFSDKQDKQNKQNGQHNAANNEAQNILCALSDRDSVDVIESVLTSLGFGDVTDNARRLASSWQSGRIQNLPEISRNRYTALINVALPIIGKLSESKNSTESTSQHITLGRLLDFLDTIARRAAYLALLTEYPGTLLRVIRMIGASDWAAKFLTLHPILLDELLDDRSLHDDPDWPQFAQDCRRQMDAVAGDTERQLDLLRELHHAQLFRLLAQDLEGKLSVEVLSDYLSLLADILVDTTIQSVWKTFPNRHREVPKFAVIAYGKLGGKELSYASDLDVVFLYDDADQDAPALYAKLAQRFITWMTSHTSAGILFDIDIALRPDGASGLLVSTFATFEKYQRQSAWLWEHQALTRARFCSGDSDIGERFEALRVDVLRQVRDPLKLEQEVRAMRQKMRDANRNRSDLFDLKHDEGGMIDIEFLVQFLILRHSALHPELTADIGNIALLKLCGELGLIDAELASEAANAYRHYRKLQHQRRLQGDERARVSPDWVAAETPIVKKLLASVFTAATH